In the Candidatus Aminicenantes bacterium genome, one interval contains:
- the thiL gene encoding thiamine-phosphate kinase — protein MDEQKFVAYLKRQFPFRRGLGIGDDASVVRSNGHFQLVSCDILIEDVHFRLQDISLRQLALKALAVNVSDIAAMGGRAQYFYLGLGFPGRLTGRDLHQFFAGLRQGCREWDVELAGGDYSRAQKMSIAITIIGQCQKPVLRSGARPGDLIAVTGPTGESALGLKQLLAGVTRSPFIRTHQKPQPQCAQGLLLSAYASAMIDVSDGLLLDLSRLLAASGTGAEIDYGKIPISPSFRRACRQQHCSEKELVLAGGEDYQLLFAVSPRRESRLRQTKMAYHVIGRVTAGRRLLVREDGRPLQVAVFGFDHFREKPAGMK, from the coding sequence ATGGACGAACAGAAATTTGTCGCCTATTTGAAGAGGCAATTCCCCTTTCGCCGCGGCCTGGGCATCGGCGATGACGCCTCGGTCGTCCGCAGCAACGGCCATTTTCAGCTGGTCAGTTGCGACATCCTGATCGAGGACGTCCATTTCCGCCTCCAGGACATCTCGTTGCGCCAGCTGGCCCTGAAAGCGCTGGCGGTGAACGTGTCGGATATTGCCGCCATGGGCGGCCGGGCCCAGTATTTCTATCTCGGCCTCGGTTTTCCCGGGCGCCTGACCGGCCGCGACCTGCATCAGTTTTTCGCCGGCCTGCGCCAGGGCTGCCGCGAATGGGACGTCGAGCTGGCCGGGGGCGACTACTCGCGCGCGCAGAAAATGTCCATCGCCATCACCATCATCGGCCAGTGCCAAAAACCGGTCCTGCGCAGCGGCGCCCGGCCCGGCGACCTGATCGCCGTCACCGGCCCGACCGGGGAATCGGCCCTGGGGCTGAAACAGCTGCTCGCCGGCGTGACGCGCTCCCCTTTCATCCGCACTCACCAGAAGCCGCAGCCGCAGTGCGCTCAGGGGCTGCTGCTTTCCGCTTACGCCAGCGCCATGATCGACGTGTCCGACGGACTGCTCCTGGACCTTTCCCGCCTGCTGGCAGCCTCGGGGACCGGCGCCGAGATCGATTACGGGAAAATTCCAATTTCACCGTCCTTCCGGCGGGCGTGCCGGCAGCAGCACTGTTCTGAAAAAGAACTGGTGCTGGCCGGCGGCGAGGACTACCAGTTGCTGTTCGCCGTATCCCCCCGCCGTGAAAGCCGCCTGCGTCAGACGAAGATGGCCTACCATGTCATCGGCCGGGTCACGGCAGGACGGCGCCTGCTCGTGCGCGAGGACGGACGTCCTTTGCAGGTCGCCGTCTTCGGTTTCGACCACTTTCGCGAAAAACCGGCGGGAATGAAATGA